The Alkalihalophilus pseudofirmus nucleotide sequence CAAGAAGATAAGAAATATTCCAAAGGCAATTGAAATATCTATCCACTCTAGACGTTGAAAGGATGCAATCAGCATTCTCCAGCGTTCCATTGAATTATCCATTAAATAGTCACCTCTATCTCACATTAACCTCTCCATTAAAATTAATATTTTACCACAAAAACCTCATATGAGATGGCAATCACATAATAATACGAATACCTTTTACATTTTCCTCAAAACAATGGATTAAAACCTAAAAAAGAGCAGTCAAAATGAATTGACTACTCCTCTTCTAACACACCTTGTATTAATTCACCAATTTCTGATTGTTCACCAGCACTTTGGTTTTTCGTCTGTTCAGGTTTTTTGCTGTCACTTAGTACTTCTTTTATATCCTCGCTCCATTCACTGCCAAATTCAAGCAATAGGTGGGATAAGGCGCCTCCTTTTTTTGAATTTGCTTCTGGCATTTTATTAACCAGACCTTTTCTCATTTGGCTGCCTCTTTCACTAGCTAATAAGTAATAACCAGCAACACCAACTGCTGTGCCGACAAGTGATCCGATAAAGTATCCTGAACGAGATGAACGTTTCTTTCTAAACATCCCTACAACCCCTTCCTTTTCAAATAGTATGAGGTTATAAAGCGTTTCTTATGAATGTAATTTATTTTGTTAATTTAAGTAACTGGAATAGCGCGCTCTTCAATTTCAAACCCTAGGTCTTCAATCATATGATGATCAAT carries:
- a CDS encoding YtxH domain-containing protein, whose protein sequence is MFRKKRSSRSGYFIGSLVGTAVGVAGYYLLASERGSQMRKGLVNKMPEANSKKGGALSHLLLEFGSEWSEDIKEVLSDSKKPEQTKNQSAGEQSEIGELIQGVLEEE